From the Deinococcus carri genome, one window contains:
- a CDS encoding TolC family protein: MKQLNLKSLPLPALTLALTLAAPAAAAQTVSLTLPDAVTRALASGPDVTTARANLQKAQANLKATQADPSAIITTLTQAQQGAATAEATLAGTKLNVAQTVVTQYVAAFEAAGRITLNQAQVALDERNLQIAQARLKARVATQLDVNRAQTSLGQNRQELADARAQLPVLEAQLTRTLGLNVGSDLKLTAPPAPPKLSTTLAALQGGLEKRLPTLVQAAQGAEFAALQVRIADNDYTPARTLSDARTALANAQRDLEGAQRGAGTGVRDAYRTVQDAQQKVDLARQQAANAQTALTQAQARLKAGTAAAVEVQQAQVQAQQAQFGVTQAQDGLWRALAALSVASGTDVTGLVR, encoded by the coding sequence ATGAAGCAACTCAACCTGAAGTCCCTGCCCCTGCCCGCCCTCACCCTCGCCCTGACGCTGGCCGCGCCCGCCGCCGCCGCCCAGACCGTCAGCCTGACGCTGCCCGACGCCGTGACGCGCGCCCTGGCGAGCGGTCCCGACGTGACCACCGCCCGCGCGAACCTCCAGAAGGCGCAGGCCAACCTGAAGGCCACCCAGGCCGACCCCAGCGCCATCATCACCACGCTGACGCAGGCGCAGCAGGGGGCGGCCACCGCCGAGGCGACTCTGGCGGGGACCAAGCTCAACGTGGCGCAGACGGTGGTCACGCAGTACGTAGCCGCCTTCGAGGCCGCTGGACGCATCACGCTCAATCAGGCGCAGGTGGCGCTGGACGAACGCAACCTCCAGATCGCCCAGGCCCGCCTGAAGGCGCGGGTCGCCACCCAGCTCGACGTGAACCGCGCCCAGACCAGCCTGGGCCAGAACCGCCAGGAACTCGCGGACGCTCGCGCGCAGCTCCCGGTGCTGGAGGCACAACTGACACGCACGCTGGGGCTGAACGTGGGCAGCGACCTGAAGCTCACCGCCCCGCCCGCGCCCCCCAAGCTCAGCACCACCCTGGCCGCCCTGCAGGGCGGGCTGGAAAAGCGCCTGCCCACGCTGGTGCAGGCCGCGCAGGGGGCCGAGTTCGCCGCGCTTCAGGTCCGTATCGCCGACAATGACTACACCCCGGCCCGCACCCTGAGTGACGCCCGCACCGCCCTCGCCAACGCCCAGCGGGACCTGGAAGGGGCGCAGCGCGGAGCGGGCACCGGAGTGCGCGACGCCTACCGCACCGTGCAGGACGCGCAGCAGAAGGTGGACCTGGCCCGCCAGCAGGCCGCCAATGCCCAGACCGCGCTGACCCAGGCGCAGGCCCGCCTCAAGGCTGGCACTGCCGCCGCCGTGGAGGTCCAGCAGGCGCAGGTGCAGGCGCAGCAGGCGCAATTTGGCGTGACGCAGGCGCAGGACGGGCTGTGGCGCGCACTCGCCGCGCTGTCGGTCGCCTCCGGCACCGACGTGACCGGGCTGGTGCGGTGA
- a CDS encoding TetR/AcrR family transcriptional regulator has translation MPRPRTITDEQIVTAAREVFLEQGFPATTAEIARRAGVSEGTLFKRFATKEDLFEEAVGLRDYATWREELPGLVGEGDVRRNLERAALRFLDTAGRIVPNLMLIFSRGHAPAHNPMLERLGNPIRKDADALASYLRAEVALGRVRPVDADVAALTLMGTLTHYVHRESMTPEPGREALDAGRFVRGLLDVLWPGLEP, from the coding sequence ACAGATCGTGACGGCGGCCCGCGAGGTGTTTCTGGAACAGGGTTTCCCGGCGACCACCGCCGAGATTGCCCGCCGCGCCGGAGTCTCGGAAGGGACGCTGTTCAAACGCTTTGCCACCAAGGAGGACCTGTTCGAGGAGGCGGTCGGCCTGCGGGATTACGCCACCTGGCGCGAGGAATTGCCCGGCCTGGTCGGGGAAGGCGACGTGCGGCGCAACCTGGAACGGGCCGCCCTGCGCTTTCTGGATACGGCGGGCCGCATCGTGCCCAACCTGATGCTGATCTTCTCGCGCGGCCACGCCCCCGCCCACAACCCCATGCTCGAACGCCTGGGCAACCCCATCCGCAAGGACGCCGACGCCCTGGCGAGCTACCTGCGCGCCGAGGTCGCGCTGGGCCGCGTCCGGCCCGTGGACGCCGACGTGGCGGCGCTGACCCTGATGGGCACCCTGACCCATTACGTCCACCGCGAGTCCATGACGCCCGAGCCGGGGCGCGAGGCCCTGGACGCCGGGCGCTTCGTGCGGGGCCTGCTGGACGTGCTGTGGCCCGGCCTGGAACCCTGA
- a CDS encoding TolC family protein: MRSPPLSCLLLTLALLAPAGAAAQTAAPATPAPAPTTPATPLTLENILTLLRSSPGWRSAELQYRSARLALDSARARAGLNVTVGTDVAAVKVPASSGDFTLGTTLTAQASASVLPWSPALEAVRSAERNLGRAAAELRAAQLTATVNAVQAYYAARNAAANLALADAQTALSERQLAVAGAQRAAGVLSAEGLLARQDALADAQAAQREARTNLDLAARGLANLLGRPVTLPTDPAAFSPLPPIPQAPAAPDALIGRALTARPEVARARNDLADAQAQVRAAQLDARLPDLTASVQYGELGTTQTTAGRVVGGSLNVKTGVLAGQVSFPLKEATDRPTGLALALSGSFAVIGGGKQTALASAGVGADLAGVALDSARQSVDLDVRQRAADLQAALDRVASDRAALARAQAALATAQARLAAGLATDLDVQAAQLSVTQTQLTLNGAGVQAYLASLRLMQATGDLDPTLLTPPTPSAPEARP; encoded by the coding sequence ATGCGTTCTCCCCCCCTCTCGTGCCTGCTGCTGACGCTGGCGCTGCTCGCCCCTGCGGGGGCCGCGGCCCAGACAGCAGCACCAGCTACTCCCGCTCCGGCCCCCACCACCCCGGCCACGCCCCTTACCCTGGAGAACATCCTGACCCTGCTGCGGTCCAGCCCCGGCTGGCGCAGCGCGGAATTGCAGTACCGCAGTGCGCGGCTGGCGCTGGACAGTGCGCGTGCCCGTGCCGGGCTGAACGTGACGGTGGGCACCGACGTGGCGGCGGTCAAGGTTCCGGCCTCATCGGGCGACTTCACGCTGGGCACCACGCTCACGGCCCAGGCGTCGGCCAGCGTGCTGCCCTGGTCGCCCGCGCTGGAAGCGGTTCGCAGCGCCGAGCGCAACCTGGGCCGCGCCGCCGCCGAGCTGCGGGCCGCCCAGTTGACGGCCACCGTGAACGCGGTGCAGGCGTACTACGCGGCCAGGAATGCGGCGGCGAACCTCGCGCTGGCCGACGCCCAGACCGCGCTGAGCGAGCGGCAACTGGCGGTCGCCGGGGCACAGCGGGCGGCGGGCGTGCTGAGCGCCGAGGGCCTGCTGGCCCGCCAGGACGCGCTGGCCGATGCTCAGGCGGCGCAGCGTGAGGCCCGCACCAACCTCGACCTCGCCGCGCGGGGCCTGGCGAACCTGCTGGGCCGCCCGGTCACGCTGCCCACCGACCCCGCCGCCTTCAGCCCCCTGCCGCCCATTCCGCAGGCCCCAGCCGCGCCCGATGCCCTGATTGGGCGTGCCCTGACCGCCCGGCCCGAGGTGGCCCGCGCGCGGAATGACCTGGCCGACGCCCAAGCGCAGGTGCGGGCCGCGCAGCTCGACGCCCGGCTGCCCGACCTCACCGCCAGCGTGCAGTACGGGGAACTGGGCACCACCCAGACCACGGCGGGCCGCGTGGTGGGGGGCAGCCTGAACGTGAAGACGGGTGTGCTGGCCGGCCAGGTCAGCTTCCCGCTGAAGGAGGCCACCGACCGCCCCACCGGCCTCGCGCTGGCCCTGAGCGGCAGCTTCGCGGTGATTGGCGGCGGTAAGCAGACCGCGCTGGCCTCCGCCGGGGTGGGTGCGGACCTCGCCGGGGTGGCCCTCGACAGCGCCCGGCAGAGCGTGGACCTGGACGTGCGGCAACGCGCCGCCGACCTGCAAGCCGCGCTCGACCGGGTCGCCAGCGACCGCGCCGCCCTGGCCCGCGCCCAGGCCGCCCTCGCCACTGCGCAGGCCAGGCTGGCTGCCGGACTGGCGACCGACCTCGATGTGCAGGCCGCGCAGCTCAGCGTGACCCAGACGCAGCTCACGCTCAACGGCGCGGGTGTGCAGGCCTACCTCGCCTCGCTGCGGCTGATGCAGGCCACCGGCGACCTCGACCCCACCCTCCTGACTCCCCCGACCCCCAGTGCCCCGGAGGCCCGTCCATGA